CCCACAATCATACAATAGCTTTTGAAATGATCGGGCATCGGTGAGTCTTTTGCGCCAGCTGACCACACCGGATGTTGGGGGGTGATGAATCAAAACGACTCTCAACAGGTTCTTTTGACCGGTTTCGAGGAGTATCTTTTCTAGGCGCTGCAATTGTTCATGACCGATGCAGCCAACCGCCAGAAAAGTCGAACACGGTTGGGCCGTGGAGATACCAATGAGCGCCACGCCATTGCGTATGCGCAAACTTGGAAATATGGCATCTTCATCGCCGGGGCTATCATTGCACGTCTTGACCCCATCGCCCACCATATAATCCGCCCATTCAACCAAGCGGCAATCCAGAGCCCCATCAACATAAGCATCATGATTTCCGGGGATGATGGTCACCTGAAATGCGGAACCAAGGGTTTCCAGCATTTTCTTGGCTTTGGCATATTCGGCTGGCAGACCCAGGTGAGTCAGGTCCCCGGTAACAACGATATGATCGGGCTGAGCGGACAGGACGTCATCGATCATGCTGGTCAGAACGAGGTCATGGTGCTCAGACTGGCGTTTTAGACGCCACTTTAGATACCCGAAAAAGCGTTTGTTTAAAAAATCGGATAATCGGCTACCGCCGGGATGCGCCAGGTGAGGGTCTGAAATGTGCGCCAAGGTGAACGGTTGGTTAGGATTCATCAGTTTGGATTTCAGATAACCGGTTTTAGAAACTCGGATTGGGTTGACTTTACAAAAAGACAATATCTCGTATATAATAGCAAACACTTTTTTGCAATGACGTCATTGACCAGTCGGTTATCCCGTTTGAATAAACGCATGTTTGGCAGTGTAAAATAATGCGGGCAGATCATCCGCGTGACATTTCACATCAATCGACTGGTTGAAAAACCCAACATTATATTGAGACTATTGTTGTAATTTTATGGCACCCAATTCAACAATACGGATGGGAATGCTGCACAATCCATTGAGTGGCGGCAACCGCAATGGTTTGAAAAAAATCCGTGCGGCGGCCGCAGCGCAAACCGGGGTGCTGCAGCGCGAAGTTCAAACCCCAGCGGATGTGTCTGAGGCCCTGGCGGACTTTGCCCGTCAGGAAGTTCATCTTCTAGTGGTCAACGGTGGAGACGGGACGGTCCAGGCCGCTTTAACGGCGATTTTTAACAACCGTTTTTTCGAAACAAACCCGCTGCTGGCTGTTCTACCGTCTGCCGGCACCACCAGTATGATTGCCGGTGATGTGGGTTTGAAGGGATCTCGCTTAAGTGCCCTTCAAAGACTTTTCAGCTGGGCACGTACATCAAACAACAGCGCCACCAGCATCCATCGGCCGGTATTGAAGGTCCAGATGCCGTCGCTAACATCGCCGGTCTATGGGATGTTTTTCGGAGCAGCCGCCATTTATCAGGCAACCCATTTTTGCTTTGAAAAAGTTCATACACGGGGCGTGCGTGGTGAATTCGGCGCCGGTGTAGCCCTGGCTCGATTTTTATGGGCGGTACTATCAAAAGACCGCAAGGTGGTATCCTCCGTGCCCATCAGTATCAGTTTAAATCAAAATGCCGCGCAAGAACAAAAATACCTTTTGCTTTTGATCACATCTCTGCAACGCTTGTTCTTGGGTCTGCGGCCTTTTTGGGGTGTGCAAGCCAAACCGTTGCATTACACGGCTGTGAGTGCCAATCCCCGTCATTTTCTGCAAGTGCTTCCGGCTGCGATGCGGGGTCAACAAAATCGTTATAACAAACCAGCAAACGGCTATGTCAGCCATAATATCGAAAAGGCCCATCTGACCCTGGACAGTGGGTTTAATCTTGATGGTGAATTATACAATCCTGACAGCAAACTCGGTCCTGTCGTGGTCGGTTGCGGCGGACAGGCCTCTTTTCTGCAAGTATAACCATGCCCACAGACACCAAAATTTTTGATCAGATTGCCCAACAGGCTTTTCAGCCGGCCTCACCGGCGATACACGCTCTGGCAGATCGTCTTTTAACAGATTATGGAGCAGCCATCGAAGCCATTGTGTTTTACGGTTCATGTTTGCGAACCGGCGAAGATCGGGGTGGATTGGTTGACCTTTATGTATTGGTGGATCGGTATCGTGACATTGAAGAGCGTTGTCTGCTGGCAGCCCTGAACAAAATGCTGCCGCCCAATGTATTTTATATCGAAGTGCCTTTTGAAGATCGCGTCGTGCGCGCCAAATACGCCGTGCTGTCACTCAATGATTTTAGCGCGGGTGCGGCCCGCTGGTTTCACTCCTATATCTGGGGAAGATTTGCCCAACCGGTGGGATTGATATATGCCCGCAACGATCAAATTGTCGAACGGATTCAATCCATTTTGGTACAGGCGGTATTGCGATTCGTTACCCGCGTGCTGCCGCGAATGCCGGCCTCTTTTAGGACCCGCGAGTTATGGCAACTGGGATGGACCCTCAGTTATCGGGCTGAACTTCGCGCTGAGCGACCGGAAAAATTGGCCGGTCTATTTGAAGCCGCACCGCAATATTACGAGCAATTGACCCGGACCGCGCTAGAAAATCTATCCTATCCTATTGAAACTCACAAAAAAAATGGCACATATCGCTATACGATATCAATTCCTGAGCGTTCTCGTCGCATGAGTCGTTTGGACTGGATGGTGCGGTCATGGCAGGGCAAATTGCTATCTGCGTTAAGGCTGTTAAAGGGTCTGTTGACATTTCGTGGCGGGATCGATTACATCCTTTGGAAAATCGAGCGCCACTCGGGTGTGAAAGTCGAAGTGCCCTTGAAGCTAAAACGGTATCCGCTGCTGGCCACCTGCGTGATTTTCTGGAAGCTGTATCGCAAAGGGGCATACCGTTGAAATTATTTTAAATTCATCCGTTGACACCTTTACTTTTCTCTGTTACTGAGGGTGCAAATTTCCGTCATTGTAAAATTCAAGGGTCATATTCCCTTTCAAAATGCACCTGAAGAACGACGCCAATGACAAACCACAACAATACATCCAATAGTCATCATATTTCCCCCTTGACGACCCGTCGAAATCCCTTGAAAACTAAGGTTGCCAGAATACCCAGATCACATCTGATGGGAATGGGCACATTCATTGGCAATCTGTTGTATCGTATCGCACCAACGCAGCGATATATCGTGCGGCGCAATTTACAATTTTCCCAGGTCCTATCATCGCCGGAGCTAATCCAGGCTATGTCGAAACAGGTTTTTCAGCATATCGGGATCACCTTAGTAGAGTTTTTGCAAATGGGGTGTTTAACACGACAAGAACTCATTGCAAAAGTGCGTATCGAAAATGAAGACACCTTAAATCAAGCGCTGGCCAAGCACAAAGGAGTTGTTATCGTTACGGCCCATCTGGGAAACTACGAAATGGCGGCGCAAGTCTTCCCCTGTCTTTTAGAGGTGCAAATGGCCAGCGTCGCCAAAAAAATGCGAAACATTTATCTTAACCAGCTGATCCACAATTTGCGCACGCGTTTTGGCAACAAGATTATCTATAAGAAAGGTGCCCTGCCGGAAATGATGCAAACGTTGCGTCAGGGGGGGATGGTCACCATACTGATGGATATCAGCCGGCGATTTGAGGGTGTTGAGGTCAGATTCTTTAACCGCCGGGCAACGGCCACACCGGCGGCCGCCCTGCTGGGTCTTCGCTGCAAGAGCCCGATTATTCCCGGGTTCTGTCATCGCAATCCACAAGGCGAACTGATTGTGCAAATTGAGCCCCCTGTTGAAATGCAGAGAACCAACGACCTGCGGCTCGATTTGCAAATCAATACCCAGCGAATCACCGACTGCGCCGAGCTCGCGATTCGAAAACATCTGGGCCAATGGAATTGGATGCTGAAACGTTGGAAAGATTTTTATCCAGATCTTTATCCGGAAACAGAAAGACGCCTGAGGAGCATTAAACGAAAAGAAAGAAGGGGAAAGAAACCCGTCGGTCCGAGCAGATAATTTTAGCCGGTACGGTTTTGCGAGTGACCATCACGAACAAAGGTGCTATCAGCAAGTGGCTTCTTCGCAAGACCAACATTTCTAGAAGGATACGATGACGTAACTATTCAAATTAGATATGAATTATTCCTCTATCGCAAATGTCCTTGGAAAATTATTAATTGTCACCGGCTTCTCGATGGTGTTTCCGGTCATCTGCTCACTGTATTACCAAGAAGATGATCTGTTTGCGATCGCCATCACGGGAGTCATCTCCATCGCTTTGGGTGTGCCCCTGTGGCGATTTTTTCGCCGGTCCCACCAATTAAATCTGAAAGACGGCTATTTCATCGCCGTCTTCGGATGGGTTCTGATCTCCGCGATTTCCGGTCTGCCGTTTATGTTCCACGGCGCCATCCCCGCTTTTACCGATGCTTTTTTTGAGATGATGTCCGGCTACACCACCAGCGGTGCGACCATCCTGACGGATATCGAAGTGGTCCCGCACGGCTTGTTGTTCTGGCGCAGCCAGACCCACCTGCTCGGCGGAATGGGATTTTTAACATTAACCGTTATTTTTCTGCCCCACGGCATGGGGGGCTTGCGCTTATTTCGCGCCGAGTCCAGTCCCGGGCAGGTGATCACCCGCGAAAAATTCATTCCCCGCAACCGGGATACCATGATCTGGCTGTGGGGCATCTATATGACCCTGAACCTGCTCGAAACCCTTTTGCTGTGCCTGGGGGGCATGTCCCTTTTCAGCTCATTATGCCATTCCTTCGGGACCGTATCGACATCTGGCTATTCACCCTGGAATGCCAGCATTGGGCACTACAACAATGCTTACTTTGACTGGGTGATCATCGTTTTTATGTTCCTAGGCGGCATGACGTTCATGCTTTTTTACCACATGCTGCTGGG
The Desulfobacterales bacterium DNA segment above includes these coding regions:
- a CDS encoding metallophosphoesterase; amino-acid sequence: MNPNQPFTLAHISDPHLAHPGGSRLSDFLNKRFFGYLKWRLKRQSEHHDLVLTSMIDDVLSAQPDHIVVTGDLTHLGLPAEYAKAKKMLETLGSAFQVTIIPGNHDAYVDGALDCRLVEWADYMVGDGVKTCNDSPGDEDAIFPSLRIRNGVALIGISTAQPCSTFLAVGCIGHEQLQRLEKILLETGQKNLLRVVLIHHPPTSGVVSWRKRLTDARSFQKLLYDCGAELILHGHSHHPSQSYLDTTDGRIPVIGVPSASAVGENLSRRARYHLYTLSPASGGCDIRVCVRCYRSDENRFETEDEYHLTT
- a CDS encoding potassium transporter TrkG, with the translated sequence MNYSSIANVLGKLLIVTGFSMVFPVICSLYYQEDDLFAIAITGVISIALGVPLWRFFRRSHQLNLKDGYFIAVFGWVLISAISGLPFMFHGAIPAFTDAFFEMMSGYTTSGATILTDIEVVPHGLLFWRSQTHLLGGMGFLTLTVIFLPHGMGGLRLFRAESSPGQVITREKFIPRNRDTMIWLWGIYMTLNLLETLLLCLGGMSLFSSLCHSFGTVSTSGYSPWNASIGHYNNAYFDWVIIVFMFLGGMTFMLFYHMLLGNWRVVKINTEFRWYVGFMLFFCGMVSWILWKEQTYPSLMESIRFATFQVTSLLTTTGFTTADYEQWPQAAQMFLFAVCFIGACAGSTTSGIKVVHYVLICKFGVAAIKRIFFRPMAVMSIRLNRRPVESQIVDLAVCYFIVNIFLILAGGCFMVIVDQMDYLTAMSSVIATLMNIGPGFGGVGPSQNYAHISDVGKWFLSWNMLVGRLEMFSALVIFYPSFWKR
- a CDS encoding acylglycerol kinase family protein — translated: MAPNSTIRMGMLHNPLSGGNRNGLKKIRAAAAAQTGVLQREVQTPADVSEALADFARQEVHLLVVNGGDGTVQAALTAIFNNRFFETNPLLAVLPSAGTTSMIAGDVGLKGSRLSALQRLFSWARTSNNSATSIHRPVLKVQMPSLTSPVYGMFFGAAAIYQATHFCFEKVHTRGVRGEFGAGVALARFLWAVLSKDRKVVSSVPISISLNQNAAQEQKYLLLLITSLQRLFLGLRPFWGVQAKPLHYTAVSANPRHFLQVLPAAMRGQQNRYNKPANGYVSHNIEKAHLTLDSGFNLDGELYNPDSKLGPVVVGCGGQASFLQV